The Pseudomonas allokribbensis genome has a window encoding:
- a CDS encoding amino acid adenylation domain-containing protein, whose amino-acid sequence MQPQTVLELFKQNVKQFPHHIAIRSPERQVTYAELDCESDKVACFLNQNAVKQGQRVPIIGHRSIELIVAQLGVIKSTACHVPIDARLPDNRKRSIIDQCAADIVLVTDSDDATDCAVPKCSIKAIMEAPSSAAPLSLIPKAEDVVYVIFTSGTTGQPKGVEIEHHSLLNLIEWHNDRFAMSRDCRTTLMVGVGFDVSQWEIWAALCAGAKLYILPDEIRSSAPDLYDFYCEHLITHAYVPTVLVSELVRRPHTSNLVLQYLFTAGEKLPSIDTQHLHYKVVDYYGPTEVTIYATCRVYDQAGDHGVSSIGFPVADTRVFILDETLKPVSAGETGELFISGPSLARGYLSSPELTARRFITLPFCNLRAYRTGDLARFLPDGSVQYLGRNDDQLKIRGYRIELGDVEAALLRQPGVKTAVVWVDANEGPAGKRLIAFVVPTADAQTRDLISDLKIGMKKEVPDYMLPARYLLLKNIPCTLNGKTDKQALQARFAAASSDAPTIDIANETEARIAAIWQKYLGQADFTTGDNFFEIGGHSLMAAAVLRDISEQLQVPAYIRDFYEFCSVKALATELSRRKSADAPVPQSEPVRTLQDDITLPSTFAPPDRFREQQLTAPKHIMLTGATGFIGAHLLETLLRTTDAKIHCPVRAASPALARQRVTATLERYRIQLESNDAVRIVTFPADLSEPKLGLGQTLYARLYDLIDVVYHSASAVNFIQPYSYMKKDNVEGLKQIIDFAAHSRLKPLILLSTISVYSWGHLHTGKTTMHEHDDIDQNLPAVVSDLGYVRSKWVMEKIADLAQEKGLPLMTFRLGYATCDSRTGEFAGYQWWSRLIQTCLAFKAIPALTNLREGLTTVDYMCDAIGCISRNPLALGKKFNLIPSPEKNLTLEDFFARLETHCSLRFDRLPFNDWFDLWKTNPQAPLYPLSSLFRDKIVDNQSTVELYQNTYLWGCSNVQHFLEGSGIQEPEFDAKLLASYLKKIQESPFVA is encoded by the coding sequence ATGCAACCTCAAACTGTCCTGGAGCTTTTCAAACAAAACGTTAAACAGTTTCCCCATCACATTGCCATCCGCAGTCCTGAACGACAGGTCACTTACGCTGAACTCGATTGCGAAAGTGACAAAGTCGCCTGTTTTCTGAATCAGAACGCCGTCAAACAGGGCCAACGGGTGCCCATTATCGGGCATCGCTCCATCGAGCTGATCGTCGCTCAGCTTGGGGTCATCAAGTCCACTGCCTGTCATGTACCGATCGATGCGCGTCTACCGGATAACCGCAAGCGCAGCATCATTGATCAATGCGCGGCTGACATCGTACTGGTGACTGACAGCGACGATGCCACGGATTGCGCAGTACCCAAGTGTTCCATCAAGGCAATTATGGAGGCCCCGTCATCCGCTGCCCCTCTATCGCTCATACCCAAGGCCGAGGATGTCGTTTACGTGATTTTCACGTCTGGCACGACGGGCCAGCCCAAAGGGGTCGAGATTGAACACCATTCGTTGCTGAATCTTATCGAATGGCATAACGACCGCTTTGCGATGAGCCGCGATTGCCGTACGACATTAATGGTCGGCGTTGGCTTTGACGTGTCGCAATGGGAGATCTGGGCAGCGCTGTGCGCAGGCGCCAAGCTGTACATCCTGCCGGACGAAATACGCAGCAGCGCTCCTGATTTGTACGATTTCTACTGCGAACACTTGATCACTCATGCCTATGTTCCGACGGTTCTGGTCAGTGAACTGGTCCGGCGTCCCCACACCTCGAATCTGGTTTTGCAGTATCTGTTTACAGCGGGTGAAAAACTGCCGTCCATCGATACTCAACACCTGCACTACAAAGTGGTGGATTACTACGGTCCCACGGAAGTGACGATCTATGCAACGTGTCGGGTTTACGATCAGGCCGGTGATCACGGCGTGTCATCGATAGGGTTTCCCGTCGCTGACACGAGAGTGTTCATTCTGGATGAAACACTCAAGCCGGTTTCGGCGGGAGAGACTGGCGAGCTGTTCATCAGCGGCCCATCCCTGGCGCGCGGTTACCTGTCCAGCCCGGAACTGACCGCGCGGCGCTTCATCACATTGCCGTTCTGCAACCTGCGGGCTTATCGCACCGGCGACCTCGCACGCTTCCTGCCGGACGGCAGCGTTCAGTACCTGGGGCGTAACGACGACCAACTGAAGATTCGCGGCTATCGGATTGAACTGGGCGATGTGGAGGCAGCTCTTTTGCGTCAGCCCGGTGTGAAAACGGCAGTCGTCTGGGTGGACGCGAACGAAGGGCCGGCCGGCAAACGCCTGATTGCGTTCGTGGTGCCCACTGCAGATGCACAGACACGCGATCTGATCAGTGACTTGAAAATCGGCATGAAAAAAGAAGTGCCGGACTACATGTTGCCGGCCCGCTACTTACTGCTGAAAAACATCCCCTGCACCCTCAATGGCAAAACGGACAAACAGGCACTTCAGGCACGCTTCGCCGCCGCATCCAGCGATGCGCCGACAATCGATATCGCCAATGAAACAGAAGCTCGTATCGCCGCCATCTGGCAGAAGTACCTGGGCCAAGCCGACTTCACCACTGGCGACAACTTCTTTGAGATCGGAGGCCATTCATTGATGGCCGCGGCTGTCCTGCGCGACATTTCGGAACAACTTCAGGTCCCTGCGTACATTCGGGACTTCTATGAGTTCTGCTCAGTCAAAGCGTTGGCCACAGAGCTGAGCCGAAGGAAGAGCGCCGATGCTCCAGTACCGCAAAGCGAGCCGGTGCGCACGCTGCAAGACGATATAACCCTGCCGTCGACTTTCGCTCCCCCCGACCGTTTCAGAGAGCAGCAACTGACAGCGCCGAAACACATCATGCTCACTGGGGCAACGGGCTTCATTGGTGCTCACCTGCTTGAAACACTGTTGAGGACTACCGACGCGAAGATTCATTGCCCGGTCAGAGCCGCCAGTCCGGCACTGGCGCGACAACGTGTGACAGCCACACTTGAACGCTACAGGATCCAGCTCGAATCAAATGATGCGGTGCGCATTGTCACCTTCCCAGCCGATCTGTCCGAGCCGAAACTCGGGCTTGGGCAAACGCTGTATGCACGGCTGTACGATCTGATTGACGTCGTTTATCACTCCGCCAGCGCCGTCAATTTCATTCAGCCTTACTCCTACATGAAGAAAGACAATGTGGAGGGACTCAAACAGATCATCGACTTTGCCGCCCACAGCCGACTCAAACCGCTGATTCTGCTGTCAACCATCTCGGTGTACAGCTGGGGTCATCTGCACACGGGTAAAACCACGATGCATGAGCACGACGACATCGATCAGAACCTGCCCGCCGTCGTGTCTGACCTGGGCTATGTGCGCAGCAAGTGGGTCATGGAAAAAATCGCCGACCTGGCCCAGGAAAAAGGCCTGCCACTGATGACCTTCCGCTTGGGTTACGCCACTTGCGACAGCCGCACTGGCGAGTTCGCCGGTTATCAATGGTGGAGCCGCCTGATCCAGACCTGTCTGGCATTCAAAGCCATACCTGCACTGACCAACCTGCGCGAAGGTCTGACGACCGTCGATTACATGTGCGACGCGATCGGCTGTATTTCCCGCAATCCGTTGGCCCTCGGCAAAAAATTCAATCTCATCCCCTCGCCCGAGAAGAATCTGACTCTCGAGGATTTTTTCGCCCGGCTGGAAACCCATTGCAGCCTGAGATTCGACCGTCTGCCGTTCAACGACTGGTTCGATCTCTGGAAAACCAACCCGCAGGCACCGCTTTACCCACTGTCGAGCCTGTTTCGGGACAAGATCGTCGACAACCAGTCCACCGTGGAGCTTTACCAGAACACCTATCTTTGGGGCTGTTCCAACGTCCAGCACTTTCTTGAAGGCAGTGGCATACAGGAACCGGAGTTCGATGCAAAACTGCTGGCTTCCTACCTGAAAAAGATCCAGGAATCGCCTTTCGTGGCGTGA
- a CDS encoding glycoside hydrolase family 15 protein, producing the protein MAEHHPERQSPIDAHGIIGDMRSAALVNDKGSVDFFCWPEFDSPSIFCSLLDTPDAGIFQLAPDLPDARREQIYLPDTNVLQTRWLSDHAVVEITDLLPIGDNDEALPVLIRRVRVVSGQATFHLRCAVRHDYARAETRAVVDKKDVLFSASGQPTLRLASDQTLSVDQEAAVAQFTLKQDQTAAFMLGASDDPRFAEGAAKLCIERTLKFWRDWIGQSNYRGRWREMVNRSALALKLLTSRQHGAILAAATFGLPETPGGERNWDYRYTWIRDASFTVYAFMRLGFVDEANGYMRWLRGRVSDCSGQSMKLNTLYAIDGRQELPETELTHLSGHGGAKPVRIGNGAYDQIQLDIFGELMDAVYLVNKYGDAISHEGWKHVMEVVDQVCETWQTKDVGIWEMRGEQHHFLHSRLMCWVALDRAIRLASKRSLPAPFARWDQTRQAIHADIWDNFWNEEHGHFVQYQGGTALDGSMLLMPLVRFVSAKDPRWLATLEAIEKHLVRDGMVYRYRNDDTGIDGLSGTEGAFAACSFWYVECLARAGQVEKAHLEFEQLLRYANPLGLYAEEFDNRGRHLGNTPQALTHLALISAASFLDRKLSGEKNYWQP; encoded by the coding sequence ATGGCCGAGCATCACCCTGAACGACAAAGCCCCATCGACGCCCACGGCATCATTGGCGACATGCGCAGTGCGGCGCTGGTCAATGACAAGGGCAGCGTGGATTTCTTCTGCTGGCCGGAGTTCGACAGCCCGTCGATCTTCTGTTCGCTGCTGGATACGCCCGACGCGGGGATTTTCCAGTTGGCCCCGGACCTGCCCGATGCCCGGCGCGAGCAGATTTACCTGCCGGACACCAACGTCCTGCAAACCCGCTGGCTCAGCGATCACGCCGTGGTGGAAATCACCGATCTGCTGCCCATTGGCGACAACGATGAGGCGTTACCGGTTTTGATCCGCCGGGTTCGGGTGGTCAGCGGGCAGGCAACGTTTCACCTGCGCTGCGCCGTTCGACATGACTACGCCCGTGCTGAAACTCGCGCAGTCGTCGATAAAAAGGATGTGCTGTTCAGCGCCAGCGGGCAGCCGACACTGCGGCTGGCCTCGGATCAAACCTTGAGCGTCGATCAGGAAGCAGCAGTCGCGCAATTCACCCTCAAACAAGATCAGACCGCCGCGTTCATGCTCGGCGCCAGCGACGATCCGCGCTTCGCCGAAGGGGCCGCCAAGCTGTGCATCGAGCGCACGCTGAAGTTCTGGCGTGACTGGATCGGTCAGTCCAACTATCGAGGTCGCTGGCGGGAAATGGTCAACCGCTCGGCCCTGGCCCTGAAGCTGCTGACCTCGCGCCAACACGGCGCAATCCTCGCCGCCGCCACGTTCGGCCTGCCAGAAACACCCGGCGGCGAACGCAACTGGGACTATCGCTACACCTGGATCCGCGACGCCTCTTTCACCGTCTACGCCTTCATGCGCCTGGGCTTTGTCGACGAAGCCAACGGCTACATGCGCTGGCTGCGCGGGCGGGTCAGCGATTGCAGCGGCCAGTCGATGAAGTTGAACACCCTCTACGCCATCGACGGCCGCCAGGAACTGCCGGAAACCGAACTCACGCATTTGTCCGGGCATGGCGGCGCGAAACCAGTGCGCATCGGCAATGGCGCGTACGATCAGATTCAACTGGATATCTTCGGCGAACTGATGGACGCCGTTTATCTGGTCAACAAGTACGGCGACGCGATTTCCCACGAAGGCTGGAAACATGTGATGGAAGTGGTCGATCAGGTGTGTGAGACCTGGCAGACCAAAGACGTAGGCATCTGGGAAATGCGCGGTGAGCAACATCACTTTCTGCACTCGCGACTGATGTGCTGGGTGGCGCTGGACCGGGCGATCCGCCTGGCCTCGAAACGTTCGCTGCCGGCACCTTTCGCTCGTTGGGACCAGACCCGTCAGGCGATTCATGCCGACATCTGGGACAACTTCTGGAATGAAGAACACGGGCATTTCGTGCAGTACCAGGGCGGCACCGCACTGGATGGCTCGATGCTGCTGATGCCGCTGGTGCGCTTCGTCAGCGCAAAGGATCCGCGCTGGCTCGCGACGCTTGAAGCCATCGAAAAACACTTGGTGCGCGACGGCATGGTTTACCGCTATCGCAATGACGATACGGGGATCGATGGATTATCGGGCACCGAAGGCGCTTTCGCCGCCTGCTCGTTCTGGTACGTCGAATGCCTGGCCCGCGCTGGACAGGTGGAAAAGGCCCACCTGGAATTCGAGCAACTGCTGCGTTATGCCAATCCGTTGGGACTATATGCGGAGGAATTCGACAACCGTGGACGGCATCTGGGCAACACGCCCCAGGCATTGACCCATCTGGCGTTGATCAGCGCGGCGAGTTTTCTCGATCGCAAGTTGAGTGGGGAGAAGAATTACTGGCAGCCGTGA
- a CDS encoding MFS transporter: protein MANPYRELFNAPGARAFVMAGMIARMPISMTGIGVITMLSQLTGGYALAGGVAATFALATAFCAPQVSRLVDRYGQGRILPVSALIGGGALLMLLLCTRLQAPTWTLFICAALAGCMPSMSAMVRARWTEIYRGQPQLQTAYALESVLDEVCFIVGPPLSVGLCVGVFPEAGPLAALLMLAIGVTAFVAQRSTEPPVHPHESEHQGSIIRSTDVQWLLLLMVAMGMIVGVVDVVSVAFAQQQGQPAAASIVLSVYAIGSCLAGIAFGAMRSKLPLPRLFLYGGLATAVTTLPLLLATNIFGLSVAVFIAGLFFSPTLIVAMALIERIVPPAKLTEGLTWLVTGLSIGVAIGAAGSGALVDAFGARSGFWLAIAAGAVVLCSAVQSFRHLK, encoded by the coding sequence ATGGCAAACCCTTACCGCGAACTGTTCAACGCCCCCGGCGCCCGGGCCTTTGTGATGGCCGGGATGATCGCGCGCATGCCGATTTCCATGACTGGCATCGGCGTGATCACCATGCTCTCGCAATTGACCGGCGGCTATGCGCTGGCAGGCGGGGTGGCGGCGACCTTTGCCTTGGCCACGGCGTTCTGCGCACCGCAGGTGTCGCGGCTGGTGGACCGTTACGGTCAGGGGCGGATTCTGCCGGTGTCGGCGCTGATCGGTGGCGGGGCGTTGCTGATGTTGCTGCTGTGCACCCGTTTGCAGGCGCCGACCTGGACGCTGTTCATCTGCGCTGCTTTGGCCGGTTGCATGCCGAGCATGTCGGCGATGGTGCGGGCGCGCTGGACGGAAATCTATCGCGGTCAGCCGCAATTGCAGACGGCGTATGCGCTGGAATCGGTGCTCGACGAAGTCTGCTTTATCGTCGGGCCGCCGCTGTCGGTGGGGCTGTGCGTCGGCGTGTTTCCCGAGGCCGGGCCGCTGGCGGCGCTGTTGATGCTGGCGATCGGTGTGACGGCGTTTGTCGCCCAGCGCAGCACCGAGCCGCCGGTGCATCCCCACGAATCAGAGCATCAAGGCTCGATCATTCGTTCGACCGACGTGCAATGGCTGCTGCTGTTGATGGTCGCCATGGGCATGATCGTCGGCGTGGTCGATGTGGTCAGCGTTGCGTTCGCCCAGCAACAAGGGCAACCGGCAGCGGCGAGCATCGTGTTGTCGGTGTACGCCATCGGTTCCTGTCTGGCGGGCATCGCGTTTGGTGCGATGCGCTCGAAACTGCCGTTGCCGCGCCTGTTTCTGTATGGCGGCCTGGCGACGGCGGTGACCACGCTGCCGTTGCTGCTGGCGACCAATATTTTCGGGTTGTCCGTGGCGGTGTTCATCGCCGGGCTGTTCTTCTCGCCAACCCTGATCGTGGCGATGGCGCTGATCGAACGCATCGTGCCGCCGGCCAAACTCACCGAAGGCCTGACCTGGTTGGTGACCGGCCTGAGCATCGGCGTGGCCATCGGCGCCGCCGGTTCCGGTGCATTGGTGGATGCATTCGGTGCTCGCAGCGGCTTCTGGCTGGCGATTGCAGCGGGTGCGGTGGTGTTGTGTTCGGCGGTGCAGAGCTTCCGCCACCTGAAATGA
- a CDS encoding thioesterase II family protein: protein MVTKLTLLCLPYSGASAMVYSRWRPKLPQWLQLQPVELPGRGARFGEPLHTDMRALAMQLARELRPTLKAPYALFGHSLGALLACEIAHALRALGCPEPVALFASGTAAPTLRADYDRGFAEPKTDAELIDQLRTLNGTSEEVLANQELMSLTLPILRADFLLCGKFQPLQRPLLNCPVHVLGGKADKATTEQLIGWSKETRGSFSVDMLAGGHFFIHEHEAKVLRVIKDQLDVHHRRHGLMAAV, encoded by the coding sequence GTGGTGACCAAGTTGACCCTGCTGTGCCTGCCGTATTCCGGCGCCAGTGCCATGGTCTACAGCCGCTGGCGGCCGAAGCTGCCGCAGTGGCTGCAATTGCAACCGGTGGAATTGCCGGGGCGTGGCGCCCGGTTCGGCGAACCGCTGCACACCGACATGCGGGCGCTGGCCATGCAACTGGCCAGGGAACTGCGCCCGACACTCAAGGCCCCTTACGCACTGTTCGGCCATAGCCTGGGTGCCTTGCTGGCCTGCGAAATCGCTCACGCCTTGCGCGCATTGGGTTGCCCGGAACCGGTGGCGCTGTTCGCCTCGGGCACTGCGGCGCCGACGTTGCGCGCCGACTACGACCGCGGCTTTGCCGAGCCGAAGACGGATGCGGAACTGATCGATCAACTGCGCACGCTCAACGGCACCAGCGAGGAAGTGCTGGCCAATCAGGAGCTGATGAGCCTGACGCTGCCGATCCTGCGCGCCGATTTCCTGCTCTGCGGCAAATTCCAGCCGTTGCAGCGGCCGCTGCTCAACTGCCCGGTGCATGTGCTGGGCGGCAAGGCCGACAAAGCGACTACGGAGCAGTTGATCGGCTGGAGCAAGGAAACCCGTGGCAGCTTCTCGGTGGACATGCTGGCCGGCGGGCACTTCTTCATTCATGAACACGAAGCCAAGGTGCTGCGGGTGATCAAGGATCAACTCGATGTGCATCATCGTCGGCACGGCTTGATGGCCGCCGTTTAA